In one window of Chitinophagales bacterium DNA:
- a CDS encoding zinc carboxypeptidase has product MKRFILVLATLFFGLQTWAQQVPTPASFLGYSVGTKFTRHHRIVEYFKTVAQSRPDMVKLEQYGETNEGRPLMLAFIASPANLQRLNEIRQNNLRLAGLAKDKMAPTENTTPIVWLSYNVHGNEASSSEAAMLTLYALTNPANAEAAEWLKQVVVVLDPCINPDGRDRYINWYNSVVGRNMNPDPQSREHIEPWPGGRSNHYNFDLNRDWAWQTQVETQQRLKVYNSWMPQVHVDFHEQGYNEPYYFAPAAEPFHDVITNWQRDFQTAIGKNHARYFDKNGWLFFTKERFDLLYPSYGDTYPTYNGAIGMTYEQGGHSRGGLGVINEDGDTLTLVDRATHHYTTGISTIEISAKNAAKLVSEFKKFFDDCRNGKPGEYKTYVMTSKDESRIRSLAALLEKNGIEYGTINNKTFRGFNYTTGKDDAFTDEGFHLAVSAFQPRSAMAKVLLEPRTFVSDSNTYDITAWSLPYAYGVKAFAVKEKLDVQIGLPAATPAKSVQSDYGVIIPYTSLNSAKALAYILKQGVKVRYTEKPFSYKGVNYDRGTLLVLKTSNAAGWLNTVNEAIAKFQIKADAVETGFMDKGPDFGSPDIKMMQQPKAVLVTGDQASSLGAGEVWNFFDHQLEYPLTLVNAADLGRTNLRNYNVVIVPDGYYRSLTEKAVADKLKEFVRGGGKIIAMENAAVQMAGSDWGAKMKEDKDDSKTELQHKYADRERQWLTNSIPGAIYKVDIDNTHPLGYALGDTYYTLKTDANLMETMKGGWNVGVLKKDAHVSGFAGVKVKNKLKDGTLFAAQDMGGGSVVYLIDNPLFRLFWENGKLLFANALFMAGN; this is encoded by the coding sequence ATGAAGCGATTTATCCTCGTATTGGCAACCCTGTTTTTTGGGTTACAAACATGGGCACAGCAGGTGCCAACTCCGGCAAGTTTTCTTGGTTATTCAGTTGGAACAAAATTTACCAGACACCATCGTATTGTAGAGTACTTTAAAACAGTTGCACAGAGCAGACCTGATATGGTAAAACTGGAGCAGTATGGTGAAACCAATGAAGGTCGCCCATTGATGCTGGCATTCATTGCATCACCAGCTAATTTGCAGCGTCTGAATGAGATTCGCCAAAACAATCTGCGTCTTGCAGGCTTGGCAAAAGATAAAATGGCGCCAACAGAAAATACGACACCGATTGTTTGGCTGAGTTATAATGTGCATGGTAACGAAGCCTCTTCTTCTGAAGCGGCAATGCTTACTTTATATGCATTAACCAATCCAGCTAATGCTGAAGCTGCTGAATGGTTAAAGCAGGTAGTAGTGGTGCTTGATCCTTGTATTAATCCTGATGGTCGCGATCGCTATATCAATTGGTACAATAGTGTGGTGGGTAGAAATATGAATCCTGATCCGCAGTCACGTGAGCATATTGAACCATGGCCTGGTGGCAGAAGTAATCATTACAATTTTGATCTAAACCGTGATTGGGCTTGGCAAACCCAAGTTGAAACACAACAACGTCTAAAAGTTTATAACAGTTGGATGCCTCAAGTACATGTGGATTTTCACGAGCAAGGGTACAACGAGCCTTATTATTTCGCACCTGCTGCAGAACCATTTCATGATGTAATTACCAACTGGCAGCGCGACTTTCAAACAGCAATTGGTAAAAACCACGCACGCTATTTCGATAAAAATGGTTGGTTGTTTTTTACCAAAGAGCGTTTCGATTTATTGTATCCTTCTTATGGTGATACCTATCCAACCTATAATGGAGCTATTGGTATGACGTATGAGCAAGGTGGTCATAGTCGCGGCGGCTTGGGTGTAATCAATGAAGACGGTGATACGCTTACATTGGTTGATAGAGCAACGCACCATTACACAACTGGTATTTCAACTATTGAGATTAGCGCCAAGAATGCTGCTAAGCTTGTTAGCGAGTTCAAAAAGTTTTTTGATGATTGTCGTAATGGTAAACCCGGCGAATACAAAACATATGTTATGACCAGCAAGGATGAATCACGTATTCGTTCACTGGCTGCATTATTGGAAAAGAATGGTATTGAATATGGTACAATCAATAACAAAACCTTCCGTGGTTTTAACTACACAACCGGTAAAGACGATGCATTTACAGATGAAGGCTTTCATCTGGCTGTAAGTGCTTTTCAACCTCGTTCTGCCATGGCGAAAGTGTTGCTGGAGCCAAGAACCTTTGTGTCTGATTCCAATACTTATGACATTACAGCATGGTCATTGCCTTATGCGTATGGTGTAAAAGCATTTGCTGTTAAAGAAAAACTGGATGTGCAAATAGGTTTGCCAGCCGCTACTCCTGCAAAATCTGTACAGTCAGATTATGGTGTAATTATTCCTTATACTTCTTTGAATTCAGCCAAAGCACTGGCATATATCTTAAAGCAAGGTGTGAAAGTGCGATACACAGAAAAGCCTTTCAGCTATAAGGGAGTGAATTATGACAGAGGAACATTATTGGTTTTAAAAACATCGAATGCTGCTGGTTGGCTGAATACGGTGAATGAAGCCATCGCTAAATTCCAGATTAAAGCTGATGCTGTAGAAACTGGTTTTATGGATAAGGGTCCAGATTTTGGTAGCCCTGATATCAAGATGATGCAACAGCCTAAAGCTGTTCTGGTAACAGGCGATCAGGCATCTTCATTGGGTGCAGGTGAAGTATGGAATTTCTTTGACCATCAATTAGAATACCCACTCACATTGGTGAATGCCGCAGATTTAGGCCGTACCAATTTGAGAAATTATAACGTTGTTATTGTTCCTGATGGGTACTACAGAAGTCTTACAGAAAAAGCAGTGGCTGATAAGCTAAAGGAATTTGTACGCGGCGGTGGTAAGATTATCGCTATGGAAAATGCGGCAGTGCAAATGGCAGGTTCTGATTGGGGTGCCAAAATGAAAGAAGATAAAGACGATAGCAAAACAGAATTGCAGCATAAATATGCAGACCGCGAGCGCCAGTGGTTGACTAATTCAATACCCGGTGCAATCTATAAAGTTGATATCGACAATACACATCCCCTGGGTTATGCCCTTGGCGATACATATTATACATTAAAGACAGATGCTAACCTCATGGAAACGATGAAGGGTGGCTGGAATGTAGGTGTACTCAAAAAAGACGCGCATGTGTCTGGCTTTGCGGGTGTGAAAGTGAAGAATAAGCTGAAAGATGGAACACTCTTCGCTGCTCAGGACATGGGTGGGGGTAGTGTGGTTTACTTGATTGATAATCCACTTTTCCGACTCTTCTGGGAGAATGGTAAACTGCTGTTTGCCAATGCCCTTTTCATGGCCGGAAATTAA
- a CDS encoding PIG-L family deacetylase — protein MAIVRKLLLGFVLLLHLNVFSQKPVGYSAAEIYQQVKKLQVLGSVLYIAAHPDDENTRLLAYLARERQYRTGYLSLTRGDGGQNLIGDEQGVELGLIRTQELLAARRVDGAEQFFTRAYDFGFSKTADETLRIWDKQKVLADVVWVIRKFRPDVIITRFPGDARAGHGHHWSSALLANEAFKLAADPNAFPEQLKIGVSVWQAKRIFWNTFNFGGNNTTSDSQLKIDVGVYNPVTGESYGEVASESRSQHKSQGFGVPRGRGQSFEYFVLTGGEPAVNDIMDGVNAGWSREHGGAAFADKVKSVLTQFDLQSPEKSVPALLDIYQQLQQQPDSYWKNQKLKELAQVIEAASGLFLEATSNQGEVVVGEQLRTQIWALSRSGVQVQIQRLRFADKDFIVNQQLANNRNWQFARSAAVTQQYRSTQPYWLNMPLAKGMFQVQDQQLIGDAENVSLNSVVFDLTINGVSFSIAKPIRYKFTDPVKGELYQPLYIKPAVEIKFNHESYLVNGKLPQVALTITSNSTTALTALRVQLQAGDASQFVELGTLNPGEQKAITVALDKTFAGQSTLHAAVVGAGQTFSQKGRTIAYDHIPLIYYTQAAQTHLSQVSLVTKGKRIGYIVGAGDKVPQALEQMGYEVKILHEDDFTPVVLNGLDAIITGVRAYNIHEYLSAKYDALMAYVQQGGNLIVQYNTNNQIGPVKAKIGPYPFTITRTRVTEEDAAVNFLLPQHPVLNTPNKITAKDFENWIQERSIYHAEGLDPAFAAPLGMHDQGEKENNGSLVIAPHGKGNFVYTGLVFFRELPAGVSGAYRLMANLIALPKNK, from the coding sequence ATTGCCATCGTGAGAAAACTGCTTCTTGGATTTGTTTTACTGCTGCACCTAAATGTATTCTCGCAGAAGCCTGTTGGCTATTCTGCTGCTGAAATCTATCAACAGGTTAAGAAATTACAAGTGCTGGGCAGTGTGTTATACATCGCTGCACATCCTGATGATGAGAACACCCGTTTGCTGGCATATCTGGCGAGAGAACGTCAATACAGAACCGGTTACCTTAGTTTAACCAGAGGGGATGGTGGACAAAACCTAATTGGCGATGAGCAAGGGGTAGAGCTTGGCCTGATCAGAACACAGGAATTATTGGCCGCGCGCAGAGTAGATGGTGCAGAGCAATTTTTTACACGAGCGTATGATTTTGGCTTTTCAAAAACGGCAGACGAAACACTGCGTATTTGGGATAAGCAAAAAGTATTGGCCGATGTAGTTTGGGTCATCAGAAAATTTAGACCCGATGTGATCATCACTAGATTTCCGGGAGATGCCCGTGCAGGCCATGGGCATCATTGGTCATCTGCTTTACTCGCCAATGAAGCGTTTAAACTTGCTGCAGATCCAAATGCTTTTCCTGAGCAATTGAAAATTGGCGTCAGTGTTTGGCAGGCTAAACGCATTTTTTGGAACACGTTCAATTTTGGTGGCAACAATACAACATCAGATAGTCAGCTAAAGATTGATGTAGGTGTGTACAATCCTGTAACAGGAGAAAGTTATGGTGAAGTGGCTTCAGAGAGTAGAAGTCAGCACAAAAGCCAGGGCTTTGGCGTGCCGCGTGGACGTGGACAAAGCTTTGAGTATTTTGTTTTAACTGGTGGCGAACCAGCCGTGAATGATATCATGGATGGAGTGAATGCCGGATGGAGTAGAGAGCATGGTGGAGCGGCTTTCGCAGATAAGGTAAAATCTGTGCTCACACAATTCGATTTACAATCACCCGAAAAATCTGTACCGGCTTTATTAGATATTTATCAGCAATTACAACAACAGCCAGATAGCTACTGGAAAAACCAAAAGTTGAAAGAGCTTGCACAAGTTATTGAGGCGGCAAGTGGTTTGTTTTTAGAAGCCACAAGTAATCAGGGAGAAGTGGTTGTGGGAGAGCAGCTAAGAACACAAATATGGGCTTTGTCAAGATCAGGTGTACAGGTACAGATTCAACGGCTTCGTTTTGCAGACAAGGATTTCATAGTGAATCAACAACTTGCCAATAACAGAAACTGGCAGTTTGCTCGATCAGCTGCTGTTACACAGCAATATCGTTCTACGCAGCCCTATTGGTTGAATATGCCACTAGCCAAGGGTATGTTTCAGGTACAAGATCAGCAACTAATTGGTGATGCTGAGAATGTTTCATTAAATAGCGTTGTTTTTGATCTTACTATTAATGGGGTGTCTTTTAGCATTGCTAAGCCTATCAGATATAAGTTTACCGATCCTGTTAAAGGTGAATTGTATCAGCCACTGTATATCAAACCTGCTGTTGAAATTAAGTTCAATCATGAATCTTATTTGGTAAATGGCAAACTGCCTCAGGTAGCTTTGACCATTACATCCAACAGCACTACTGCGCTGACTGCATTACGTGTTCAATTGCAGGCAGGCGACGCATCACAATTCGTGGAGCTTGGTACACTCAACCCTGGTGAGCAAAAAGCGATTACAGTTGCTTTGGATAAAACTTTTGCTGGTCAGAGTACCTTACATGCAGCTGTAGTTGGTGCCGGACAAACTTTCAGTCAAAAAGGTAGAACTATTGCATATGATCATATCCCTTTGATCTATTATACACAAGCTGCACAAACACATTTGTCTCAGGTATCATTGGTTACAAAAGGTAAAAGAATCGGTTATATTGTTGGTGCCGGTGATAAAGTACCGCAGGCATTGGAACAAATGGGTTATGAAGTGAAGATCTTGCATGAAGACGATTTTACGCCTGTTGTACTTAATGGATTGGATGCCATCATCACAGGGGTACGTGCATACAATATTCATGAATACCTCAGTGCGAAGTATGATGCGTTGATGGCCTATGTGCAGCAGGGGGGTAATCTCATCGTGCAATACAATACCAATAACCAGATTGGTCCCGTGAAAGCAAAGATTGGTCCCTATCCTTTTACAATTACTCGTACCCGTGTAACAGAAGAAGATGCAGCAGTCAACTTTTTGCTGCCACAACATCCTGTTTTGAATACGCCTAATAAGATCACAGCAAAAGACTTTGAAAACTGGATTCAAGAAAGGAGTATTTACCATGCTGAAGGACTTGATCCTGCTTTTGCAGCACCCTTGGGTATGCATGATCAGGGTGAAAAAGAAAATAATGGCAGCTTGGTTATTGCACCTCACGGTAAAGGTAATTTTGTCTATACAGGATTGGTCTTTTTCCGCGAATTGCCAGCTGGAGTTTCCGGTGCTTATCGATTAATGGCCAACTTGATTGCTTTACCAAAGAATAAATAA
- a CDS encoding sodium:solute symporter, which yields MSQLDWIILVLTLTGIITYGLYKSKTSRNLDGYFLSNRSMPWYLVLLSIMGTQASAITFLSAPGQAFTDGMRFVQYYFGLPIAMVVLCITFVPIFHRLKVYTAYEYLEQRFDIKTRTFTSLLFLVSRGLSTGISIYAPSIILSSLMGWDIFWTNIVMGGLLIIYTVSGGARAVAYTQQLQLIIIFVGMFLAGYMIVRLLPANMGFWDALQISGAAGKMNVITTGITDTGFDWKDRYNLISGTIGGFFLALSYFGTDQSQVGRYLTAKNLTESRMGLLMNGLVKVPMQFFILLLGVLLFTFYQFQQAPIFYNQSVETRALQTPAKEQLMQLSAQYEQKRQALASAALEKLHANEQVSSDLVKPYAEEMQTLQKQYKARIKEAVPDADTNDTNYIFLRFVIDHLPVGLVGLLIAIIFLAAWGSIAAALNSLASCTMVDFYLRFKKQTTNPANDESKYRMSKWLTFFWGVFCVITAEFANGMGSLIEAVNILGSLFYGVILGIFLVAFYLKKVQGNAVFWAAVIGELLVIACFLMDRYNIIGLGFLWLNVVGAIAVVILALILQPLLRKPITAQ from the coding sequence ATGAGTCAATTAGACTGGATTATACTGGTATTGACACTCACAGGTATTATTACCTATGGTCTGTACAAAAGCAAGACCAGCAGAAACCTGGATGGTTATTTTCTGAGTAACAGATCCATGCCTTGGTATTTGGTTTTGTTGAGTATCATGGGTACCCAAGCTAGTGCCATTACTTTTTTATCTGCACCCGGGCAGGCTTTTACTGACGGTATGCGCTTTGTGCAGTATTATTTCGGTCTGCCAATCGCCATGGTCGTATTGTGTATCACATTTGTGCCTATTTTTCATCGGCTCAAAGTATATACAGCTTATGAATATTTAGAACAGCGGTTTGATATAAAGACCAGAACATTTACTTCTTTACTCTTTCTGGTTTCTCGCGGACTCTCTACCGGTATCAGCATTTATGCGCCTTCTATTATTCTATCTTCTTTGATGGGTTGGGATATTTTCTGGACCAATATCGTCATGGGTGGTCTATTGATTATTTACACAGTTAGCGGTGGCGCTCGTGCTGTTGCATATACGCAGCAGCTTCAGTTGATCATCATATTTGTAGGTATGTTTCTGGCTGGTTATATGATTGTGCGTTTGCTGCCGGCTAATATGGGCTTTTGGGATGCTTTACAAATCAGTGGCGCAGCTGGTAAGATGAATGTCATTACAACAGGCATTACAGATACTGGCTTCGATTGGAAAGACAGGTATAACCTTATCAGTGGAACCATTGGTGGTTTCTTCTTAGCACTCTCTTATTTCGGTACAGACCAGAGTCAGGTAGGCAGATACCTTACAGCAAAAAATCTTACAGAAAGTAGGATGGGTTTGCTCATGAATGGGTTGGTAAAAGTACCGATGCAGTTTTTTATTTTGTTGTTGGGTGTATTGTTGTTTACGTTTTATCAGTTTCAGCAAGCACCTATTTTCTATAATCAATCTGTTGAAACAAGGGCATTGCAAACCCCAGCCAAAGAGCAGCTGATGCAACTTTCTGCGCAATATGAACAAAAGCGACAAGCATTGGCGTCTGCAGCACTTGAAAAGCTACACGCTAATGAGCAGGTGAGTAGCGATCTGGTGAAGCCCTATGCAGAAGAGATGCAGACTTTGCAAAAACAATATAAAGCAAGGATCAAAGAAGCAGTACCTGATGCTGACACCAATGATACCAACTATATTTTCTTGCGTTTTGTGATTGATCACCTACCTGTAGGATTGGTAGGTCTGTTGATAGCAATCATTTTTCTGGCTGCATGGGGTTCTATTGCTGCTGCATTGAATTCGTTGGCATCTTGTACGATGGTTGATTTTTATTTACGCTTCAAAAAACAAACAACGAATCCGGCAAACGATGAATCAAAGTACCGTATGTCTAAGTGGCTCACTTTTTTTTGGGGTGTATTCTGTGTAATTACTGCTGAGTTTGCGAATGGTATGGGTAGTTTGATTGAAGCTGTCAATATTTTAGGCTCCTTGTTTTATGGTGTTATTTTAGGGATATTCCTTGTTGCTTTCTATTTAAAGAAAGTTCAAGGCAACGCGGTTTTTTGGGCGGCAGTAATTGGAGAACTACTGGTTATTGCTTGTTTCCTCATGGATCGCTACAATATCATTGGCCTTGGATTCCTATGGCTCAATGTGGTAGGTGCTATTGCAGTTGTAATTTTGGCCCTCATCTTACAGCCATTGCTCCGTAAACCGATTACTGCACAGTAA
- a CDS encoding alpha-glucosidase C-terminal domain-containing protein, translating into MATEFPLVSWAKDTNIYEVNIRQYTREGSFAAFGKHLPRLKSMGVEVLWMMPITPISVAVRQGTLGSYYACSSYTAINPEYGNLDDFKQLVQAIHAAGMYVIIDWVANHTGWDHHWTKEHPDWYVLDEEGNFTEKNGWHDVIDLDYTNQAMRNAMIEAMQFWVKETGIDGFRCDMAHLVPLDFWKSARAACDPIRPLFWLAECEVVDYHQVFDLSYAWHWMHTTEKYAKGEVDVQSIQQVLHSYSQYPTGAHKLFFTSNHDENSWNGTEYEKYGRAALPWSVFTATWKGVPLVYSGQELPNLKRLAFFDKDLIEWNERPALHDWYCRLLRLRKEAGLQEAETFVLPVSHPHVMAYLRRYQSKVVLVLLNFSADTRVKITVAHEWVKGNFRSLASGLHYSFKNEHLFELQAYDALVYISA; encoded by the coding sequence ATGGCAACCGAATTTCCACTCGTCTCTTGGGCTAAGGATACAAATATTTATGAAGTCAACATAAGGCAGTATACCCGTGAGGGGAGTTTTGCTGCTTTTGGAAAGCATTTGCCCAGACTAAAGTCAATGGGCGTAGAGGTACTCTGGATGATGCCCATCACACCCATCAGTGTGGCAGTTAGGCAGGGAACCTTGGGTAGTTATTATGCATGTAGTAGCTATACAGCCATCAATCCTGAATATGGTAATCTGGATGATTTCAAACAATTGGTGCAGGCGATTCATGCAGCCGGTATGTATGTGATTATCGACTGGGTGGCCAATCATACTGGCTGGGATCATCATTGGACTAAAGAGCATCCGGATTGGTATGTGCTAGATGAGGAGGGAAATTTCACGGAGAAAAACGGTTGGCATGATGTGATTGATCTTGATTACACCAATCAGGCCATGCGCAATGCCATGATTGAAGCGATGCAGTTCTGGGTGAAAGAAACCGGTATCGATGGATTCCGTTGTGATATGGCGCATTTGGTGCCACTTGATTTTTGGAAATCAGCCAGAGCAGCCTGTGATCCTATCCGACCATTATTTTGGTTGGCTGAATGTGAAGTAGTCGATTATCATCAGGTTTTTGACCTGAGTTATGCATGGCATTGGATGCATACAACAGAAAAGTATGCTAAGGGAGAAGTTGATGTACAATCGATACAACAAGTGCTGCATAGCTATAGCCAGTATCCCACAGGTGCACACAAATTATTCTTTACCAGTAACCATGATGAAAATAGTTGGAATGGCACTGAGTATGAGAAATATGGTCGCGCAGCATTGCCCTGGTCTGTTTTTACTGCTACGTGGAAGGGTGTGCCCTTGGTGTATAGCGGACAAGAATTGCCTAACCTTAAGCGCTTGGCATTTTTTGATAAAGACCTCATTGAGTGGAATGAAAGGCCCGCATTACATGATTGGTATTGTCGTTTGCTTAGATTAAGAAAAGAAGCTGGTTTGCAAGAAGCAGAAACTTTTGTCTTGCCCGTTTCTCACCCGCATGTAATGGCTTATTTACGCAGGTATCAGAGTAAGGTAGTTTTGGTGTTGCTTAACTTTTCAGCAGATACACGAGTAAAGATCACAGTAGCGCATGAATGGGTGAAAGGAAATTTCCGCAGTCTTGCTTCTGGATTGCATTATTCGTTCAAAAATGAACATCTATTCGAGTTGCAAGCATATGATGCTTTGGTATACATAAGTGCATAA
- a CDS encoding trypsin-like peptidase domain-containing protein yields the protein MKLKNILAVVAISAATAILSVWGYGKLYQTNYAGVQDSGKLPVNYAGFFGNNGGSAAPVDFTTAAGTATPAVVHIKTRTKAKQMANTQQRRSNPFGDLFGDDFFDDFFGGGPRIIPEQRASGSGVIITDDGFIVTNNHVVAGADEINVTLPNKKQYKASIIGTDPSTDLAVIKIEGKGFPYLVYGNSDDVKLGQWVLAVGYPLNLDVTVTAGIVSAKARSININERQSQTPVESFIQTDAAVNPGNSGGALINTTGELIGINSAIASPTGSYAGVSYAIPVNIAKKVITDIVKYGTVQRAFLGVSYPRETLDDRSEKELDNQFGSAWRTSEGVFLTDILASGAAEAAGLRKKDVITKINGVAVKTGPELQDQISRYKPGDKITITYKRDGKESSTSLTLKNKLGTTTVVKTETAFEKLGGEFETVDKKIAAANDIAGGVVVKKIGNGALKNSRMQEGFVITSINGNEIKNLDDLRNAVKDANGTVFFEGIYPGYAESYRYPIRLSEN from the coding sequence ATGAAACTCAAAAACATTTTAGCAGTTGTAGCTATCAGCGCTGCCACCGCCATTTTGAGTGTTTGGGGCTATGGCAAATTGTATCAAACGAATTATGCTGGCGTGCAGGACAGTGGCAAACTGCCTGTTAACTATGCAGGATTTTTTGGCAATAACGGAGGTTCAGCAGCACCTGTGGACTTTACCACGGCAGCTGGCACTGCTACCCCGGCAGTAGTACACATTAAGACTAGAACCAAGGCCAAGCAAATGGCCAATACACAACAAAGAAGATCTAACCCATTTGGTGATTTGTTTGGGGATGATTTCTTTGATGATTTCTTTGGTGGCGGTCCGCGCATTATACCGGAGCAACGTGCCAGCGGTAGCGGTGTGATAATTACGGATGATGGCTTTATCGTTACCAATAACCACGTAGTAGCAGGTGCAGATGAAATCAATGTAACCCTGCCTAATAAAAAGCAATACAAAGCCAGTATCATTGGTACAGATCCAAGTACTGATTTGGCTGTGATTAAGATTGAAGGCAAGGGATTCCCTTATCTGGTTTATGGCAATAGCGATGATGTGAAACTGGGTCAGTGGGTTTTGGCCGTAGGCTATCCTTTGAACCTGGATGTTACGGTAACGGCAGGCATTGTGAGCGCCAAAGCAAGAAGCATCAATATCAATGAAAGACAAAGCCAAACACCGGTTGAGTCATTTATCCAAACTGATGCAGCGGTTAACCCCGGCAACAGTGGTGGTGCATTGATCAACACAACTGGTGAGTTGATTGGCATCAACTCAGCCATTGCTTCTCCTACGGGTTCTTATGCAGGTGTATCGTATGCCATCCCTGTGAACATTGCGAAGAAAGTGATTACGGATATCGTAAAATACGGAACAGTGCAGCGTGCTTTCCTTGGTGTAAGCTATCCAAGAGAAACTTTGGATGATCGTTCTGAAAAAGAACTGGATAATCAATTCGGCTCTGCATGGCGCACCAGCGAAGGTGTATTCCTTACCGATATTCTTGCATCAGGTGCCGCGGAAGCAGCCGGACTTCGTAAAAAGGATGTCATCACCAAAATCAATGGTGTAGCCGTGAAAACAGGACCTGAATTACAGGATCAGATTTCACGATACAAACCAGGCGATAAAATTACCATCACTTACAAGCGCGATGGTAAGGAAAGCAGCACCAGTCTTACCTTGAAGAATAAGCTGGGCACAACTACTGTTGTGAAGACAGAAACTGCATTTGAAAAATTGGGTGGCGAGTTTGAAACAGTTGATAAGAAGATAGCCGCTGCCAATGATATTGCAGGTGGAGTTGTGGTGAAGAAAATCGGTAATGGTGCACTGAAGAATTCCAGAATGCAGGAAGGTTTTGTAATTACTTCAATCAACGGTAATGAAATCAAGAATCTGGATGACCTGAGAAATGCCGTCAAAGACGCCAATGGTACCGTTTTCTTTGAAGGTATCTATCCGGGTTATGCAGAATCCTACCGCTACCCCATCAGATTAAGTGAGAACTAA
- a CDS encoding acyl-CoA reductase — translation MELQERIQLMSEIGKHLASDHPEWLSTKERASRENPWFIPEFIDHAVAQICQQFLQPQLLQAWSAQYGLPQTNPVTKTVGLVTAGNIPLVGFHDLLCIFISGHKALIKPSSKDSVLLKYIVNKMIELDARISNLIQFQEQLKNCDAYIATGGNNTSRYFSYYFGKYPNIIRKNRTSVAVLDGSETTEELEALSKDIMLYFGLGCRNITQVYVPEGYDFIPLLKTLEAYKHYTDHHSYKHNYDYHLTLLIMNNKFYMNNGVVVMQEHESPFSPVSHLHYQYYQNAATIIAHVQNNPDIQCVVGHAALPFGSAQTPSLTDYADGVDTMAFLAGL, via the coding sequence ATGGAATTACAAGAACGAATTCAACTGATGTCGGAGATTGGAAAACACCTCGCTTCCGACCACCCTGAATGGCTTAGTACCAAGGAACGGGCATCCCGCGAAAACCCTTGGTTTATTCCTGAATTTATTGATCATGCCGTAGCACAAATTTGTCAGCAGTTCCTCCAGCCACAACTATTACAAGCCTGGTCAGCCCAGTATGGCTTACCCCAAACAAATCCTGTTACCAAAACCGTAGGCTTGGTTACTGCAGGCAATATTCCTTTGGTGGGCTTTCATGACTTGCTTTGCATTTTTATCAGTGGACATAAAGCCTTGATTAAGCCGTCTTCAAAAGACAGTGTTTTGTTGAAATACATCGTCAACAAAATGATTGAATTGGATGCCCGCATTAGCAACTTGATTCAATTTCAGGAGCAACTCAAAAACTGCGATGCCTATATCGCTACTGGGGGGAATAATACCAGTCGCTACTTCAGCTATTATTTTGGTAAATACCCGAACATTATCCGCAAAAACAGAACCTCGGTAGCGGTTTTAGACGGATCGGAAACTACTGAAGAATTAGAAGCACTATCCAAAGACATCATGCTGTATTTTGGTCTGGGTTGCAGAAACATCACACAGGTTTATGTGCCCGAGGGATACGATTTTATTCCCTTACTGAAGACACTAGAAGCTTACAAGCATTATACGGACCACCATTCGTATAAACACAATTATGATTATCACCTCACTTTGCTGATCATGAACAACAAATTCTATATGAACAATGGCGTTGTGGTGATGCAGGAACATGAATCTCCATTTTCGCCGGTAAGTCATCTTCATTATCAGTATTATCAAAACGCAGCCACAATTATTGCGCATGTACAGAACAATCCGGATATTCAGTGCGTAGTAGGCCATGCTGCACTTCCCTTTGGCTCGGCGCAAACACCTAGCCTCACGGATTATGCAGATGGCGTGGACACGATGGCCTTTTTGGCAGGATTATAG
- a CDS encoding 4Fe-4S dicluster domain-containing protein has product MAIKITEECINCGACEPECPNNAIYEGGVEWAIADGTTVKGSFTLLDGTVVDADQKHAPLSVDTYYITPNKCTECQGFHEEPQCAAVCPVDCCVPDEMYQETVDALMEKKSKLHI; this is encoded by the coding sequence ATGGCAATTAAAATAACAGAAGAATGCATCAACTGCGGTGCTTGCGAACCAGAATGTCCGAATAACGCGATTTATGAAGGTGGCGTAGAGTGGGCCATCGCTGATGGTACAACTGTTAAGGGTTCATTTACCCTGTTAGACGGTACTGTGGTAGATGCTGATCAGAAGCATGCGCCTTTGAGTGTGGATACTTATTACATCACACCGAATAAGTGTACAGAGTGTCAGGGTTTCCATGAGGAGCCACAGTGCGCAGCTGTTTGTCCAGTTGATTGCTGTGTGCCTGATGAAATGTACCAGGAAACAGTAGATGCATTGATGGAGAAGAAGTCAAAACTGCACATCTAA